The nucleotide sequence ACTAAGGTGACTGGAATATCACACTAAGGAAATTATCCTTATTGCATGAATGTCTAATAACTACATATCAGAAATTAAAAGGTATTAGTACTGATCGAATGCTTAATACATTTTAGGATTACATTTATACTGGCTTTCTATAATTTTAGCTAATCTAatctaataatttttcttttaaaacgaAGCAAGCATTTAGTTTCCACTTATGATGAATCCCaaactttttccttttaaaaataaaatgttgttttCCTGTTTGGGTTACTTCTTTTTGGAAGACAGGAATAGCAAGTGAAAAGGgatgcattttaatttttgtattatctTGTTATTGGAAAGATGCATAATTCCAAAAATAAGAGGAATGAAAAGATATGAAGtcggtgttggtggctcataattataattctagttactcaagaggctgaaatgtgaggatcaagatttgaggaGAGCCTCAGCAGACAAATatgaagactcttacctccagttaatcaccaaaaacctcaaagtggaggtatggctcaagtggtagagcaccagtcttgagtaaagCAGTTAAGGGCGAGTtcaaggccctaaatttaagccccggtactggcacacacaacaaaacaTGTAGGAAGAAAAATTCCAGaaggtaacattgtttaaaaacaaaagcccaatgcaggtggttcacacctgtaatcctagctactcaggaggctgagatctgaggatcgtggtttgaagccaacccaggcagaaagatcCATGTGACTCATCGCCAATGaatgacaaagccagaagtggagctgtggctcaagtggtacaaaaagcaaaaaagctcagggacagcacccaggccctgagttcaagccccatgactaacaaaaaataaattagttaataAACAAAatggggtagatgaatgaagaaaggaagggggggaggaatgAAGTCATAATGCATGTTtgatgaaactaggaaaattgatggGAGGGGCTAGAATGGGAGGTGTTTggagagaacaatgaaaggggtggtactgatcaagatgcatgtacTTACGAACTGACACATTGAATAGTAACcctttcatacaactacttaaaagaacaatttaggggctaggaatgtggcttagctgtagagtgcttgcctagcatgcatgaagccctgggttcaattccccagcaccacatatacagaaaatggccagaagtggcactgtggctcatgtggtagagtgctagccttgagcaaaaagaaggcagggacagtgctcaggccctgagttcaagcctcaggactggcaaaagaatataattttaaaatatttaaatttaaaaattaatgcaaaTACTAGCCCAGAAAACGCAACAGACTCTGACCTACCAGTTCTACCTTAGGTTAGCTGGCAGCAAGAATAATAGTTGCCCATTCTAATGACAGtggttgactttttaaaattacattgttGCCTACCTGCAGTCaatatatttaaagaatttaTATTTTGTGGCTTAAATGCATTGATGTCAAAATATTTTGTAGTTATCAGTGTTCTCTTTTATGCTTTTGACACTATAGACAGTTGCAGCTTTAATTTGTGACTAATTTACTGAGATGAAATTTTATAAAATCACTAGCTTGAGAATATTATGTTCTCATAGCATTTTAAGCcaatctgaaatttaaaaaaaaaacacaacttttttCTCTAACATAAATGACCATCTTTCTTTACCGATTTTCCTTTCAATGGAAAACAAAcgacagggaggggggaaaagctTTCATTTTGTTTGAGAGAATTCTCTTAGCAGAAACTCTATAGTATTGATGGGTTCACAGTGCCTAATATAAAACACATTGTATTTTGATCCACCTAACCATGATGACTAACCAATTACAAGACCTTAAAAGGAGAGGGATTTAAGATTTCGTCTGCAAGTCTGTGTTTTTCTGATATAGACATGTGTGTTTTCTAGCCATCTCTTAAAAATTTACTAATTGCTTAATTTGTTCTGTCTGCAATGATTGTCTCCTTAACaacatttttttgcttttgaattCTTTAGGGAAAATAGGAACAGTTGGCATCAGCACTTTTTGACCACAAGATAGAAGGCTGCAAATCTTGTTGCTAACATTGATATCTGCAATGGGAGGGTGGGGATTTACATTTAAGGGTGGCAGAAACCCAGGTCTGTTCTGCACCATGCTATGATCAAAAGAAAAAGCTCCAGAGCCACGCCTTTCTAAAATTGCGTGGTTTCTCCTGCTCAAGGAAGCTGGCGGGATATTCTCCAACAATTCTTTGGATCCTGACAACAGGGAAGGAGATGGTGAGaagatctttttctttcctgcaaGTGTTTTGCCATCTTCTCCAGTTGGAGGGCTAAGACCCTCTGAGAGCTGGGAATCAGAGCTGTAGTGATTAGCCCCAGAGTTTCTTTTCTGAACTATACTTTTCAAGGTGGAAGCAAAGACTGTCTGGTTTGCATCTGGGTCCTGTTCAGCAGGGATTTCAATACATGGCTGATTTCCTTCTGGAAACAAAGACTGGAAGTTTATTTCATCATAGGACATCTTCCTTGAGTTGGCTTGATCAAAGGCTCTGAGTAAATGTGCTGTGTCTTTTACATCGATGCTTTGGTGTCTAGTGATGAATCGCTTGGAAAGTGCCAGTGCATTGGTTTTGTAGGATAATTCTTCCTCTGGAGTAATATCTTGGAGCTCCTCTTGCAAGGAGGCCACTCGATTTTGGTGCTTTAGTGATGGCGGAGTCTTGATCCAGGCTGGGTTCTGGGATAGCTTGGGGCCATTCACGGCCATTGCAGGCTTCCTTACGGGAGAGCCAGCATCCCAGGCATCATCACTGCTTTTGGAGAGCTCCCGATCTTTAAAGCCAAAAAGTGTCAGGTCAGTTTCAGAAGAGGGTGAAAGCGGCGAGGAGACGGTTTTGATGTCTATTTCGGATGGCGTAGTGCAGGTGGCCGGGGAATGGCCCCCATCAATATCGGCAGGAGGCATGTTTAGGTACTGTTGGGTAGTGTGCCTCCCGGACGGGGATTTTGCTGTTGTTATGATGATGACTTCTTTCCCTTTTGCCTTGCAAGCACTAAGGAGAACATTCAGGGTCTCTCTGTCTTCTGCATTTATAGCATACACCAGAGCTGAGTAACCAGAATGGTCTTGCAAG is from Perognathus longimembris pacificus isolate PPM17 chromosome 22, ASM2315922v1, whole genome shotgun sequence and encodes:
- the Ankrd34b gene encoding ankyrin repeat domain-containing protein 34B; protein product: MDESTEISSDGNSLIKAVHQSRLRLTRLLLEGGAYINESNDRGETPLMIACRTKHVDHQSVSKAKMVKYLLENNADPNIQDKSGKTALMHACLEKAGPEVASLLLENGADLSLQDHSGYSALVYAINAEDRETLNVLLSACKAKGKEVIIITTAKSPSGRHTTQQYLNMPPADIDGGHSPATCTTPSEIDIKTVSSPLSPSSETDLTLFGFKDRELSKSSDDAWDAGSPVRKPAMAVNGPKLSQNPAWIKTPPSLKHQNRVASLQEELQDITPEEELSYKTNALALSKRFITRHQSIDVKDTAHLLRAFDQANSRKMSYDEINFQSLFPEGNQPCIEIPAEQDPDANQTVFASTLKSIVQKRNSGANHYSSDSQLSEGLSPPTGEDGKTLAGKKKIFSPSPSLLSGSKELLENIPPASLSRRNHAILERRGSGAFSFDHSMVQNRPGFLPPLNVNPHPPIADINVSNKICSLLSCGQKVLMPTVPIFPKEFKSKKMLLRRQSLQTEQIKQLVNF